From Skermanella sp. TT6, a single genomic window includes:
- a CDS encoding GNAT family N-acetyltransferase/peptidase C39 family protein, producing the protein MEVENRSFESDRLTRRNFNYLLKRGNAVCLVETHAAPPGAGTAGEGPPQPRSIAGYVLLLFNAGTSLARLYSFAVDPDFRRQGVAQRLLAEAEREAKEHECVYLRLEVRRDNEAAIGLYRRAGYREFGIYRDYYADHMEALRLEKRLTNAAGPRGIRVPYYEQTLDFTCGPSALMMAMKALDPALDLNRALELRIWRESTTIFMTSGHGGCGPYGLALSAWRRGFDVELVLNDDRALFLDSVRSEEKKEVLRLVQEDMQKDIAETDIAVGYRSFGAGELTELVASGAIPVVLISSYRIYHEKFPHWVVVAGCDERFFYVHDPLVETAKHTSDTDRVNMPILKKDFERMARYGKAQLKAMVVLRSRRQGPGRGQTRQDQR; encoded by the coding sequence TTGGAGGTCGAGAACCGCTCGTTCGAGTCGGACCGCCTCACCCGACGCAACTTCAATTACCTCCTCAAGCGCGGTAACGCCGTGTGCCTGGTCGAGACCCATGCGGCGCCCCCCGGGGCCGGCACCGCCGGGGAGGGTCCGCCGCAGCCGCGCAGCATCGCGGGCTACGTGCTCCTGCTGTTCAATGCCGGCACTTCCCTGGCGCGGCTCTACTCGTTCGCGGTCGATCCGGATTTCAGGCGGCAGGGGGTAGCCCAGAGGTTGCTGGCGGAGGCCGAGCGCGAGGCCAAGGAGCATGAATGCGTCTATCTCAGGCTGGAGGTGCGGCGCGACAACGAGGCGGCGATCGGGCTTTACCGCCGTGCCGGTTACCGGGAATTCGGCATCTACCGGGATTATTACGCCGACCACATGGAGGCGCTGCGGCTGGAAAAGCGGCTGACCAACGCAGCCGGGCCGCGCGGCATCCGGGTGCCCTATTATGAACAAACTTTGGATTTCACCTGTGGCCCGTCGGCCCTGATGATGGCGATGAAGGCGCTCGATCCCGCGCTCGACCTGAACAGGGCGCTGGAACTGCGGATCTGGCGGGAATCCACCACCATCTTCATGACATCGGGCCATGGCGGGTGCGGTCCCTACGGGCTGGCCCTGTCCGCCTGGCGGCGCGGCTTCGACGTGGAACTGGTCCTCAACGACGACCGCGCGCTGTTCCTGGACAGCGTGCGCAGCGAGGAAAAGAAGGAGGTGCTCCGGCTCGTCCAGGAGGACATGCAGAAGGACATCGCGGAAACCGACATCGCGGTCGGCTACCGCAGCTTCGGCGCCGGCGAGCTGACCGAGCTCGTGGCGTCGGGAGCAATCCCGGTGGTGCTGATCAGCTCCTACCGGATCTACCACGAGAAGTTTCCCCACTGGGTCGTTGTCGCGGGATGCGACGAGCGGTTCTTCTACGTCCACGACCCCCTGGTCGAAACAGCCAAGCACACCAGCGACACGGATCGCGTCAACATGCCCATCCTCAAGAAGGACTTCGAGCGCATGGCCCGCTACGGCAAGGCCCAGCTCAAGGCCATGGTCGTCCTCCGATCCCGCCGGCAAGGACCCGGGCGGGGTCAAACCCGCCAGGATCAACGCTGA
- a CDS encoding glycogen/starch/alpha-glucan phosphorylase, with protein MDARYNPRNLEHRGLDTEAFKRSFLEGLVYTVGKDSRSATRRDWFTTSAFAVRDRLVDRWMETTRNYYQADAKRVYYLSLEFLIGRLMTNSLANLGVMQAVGEALDGLGMRLDDIVDVEPDAALGNGGLGRLAACFLDSMATLGLPGYGYGIRYEFGLFEQRFEHGWQVEHPEHWLQFGNPWEFPRPEVLYPVQFYGRVEETRDSMGERAYKWVDTERVLAMAFDTPVVGYGGRTINTLRLWSARATSDFHFGHFNDGDYMKAVEQKILSENLSRVLYPNDATDAGRELRFKQEYFFTSASLQDILRRYTQHHSGFDDLPGKAAIQINDTHPAIGIAELMRLLVDKHALNWDHAWDITQRTFSYTNHTLLPEALEAWPVRLIERVLPRHMQIIYEINGRFLQKVQARKSVDSGTLARVSLIDENGDRRVRMGNLAFIGSHKVNGVAGLHTELMKQTVFADLHREFPDRINNKTNGITPRRWLHQSNRPLSDLITSRIGSGWIRNLEELEALKPRAEDEVFREEFRRAKRQNKKRLAALIGRELNVEVSVDSMFDVQVKRIHEYKRQLLNVLQTIALYNDMRDSQTVNWVPVTKIFAGKAAPSYHMAKLVLKLINDVAKVVNQDPAVRGLLKIALLPNYNVTLAEVIMPAADLSEQISTAGMEASGTGNMKLALNGALTIGTLDGANVEIREAVGPENIFIFGLNAEEAGSLRHGNYNPREVIAANPPLKRALDMIASGVFSPDDPHRYRPLIQSLTDGGDPFLVTADFQAYREAHEAATDLYRNPDQWTRKAVINTASMGWFSSDRTIGEYARDIWNAVPVLPEE; from the coding sequence ATGGACGCTCGCTACAATCCGCGAAACCTGGAACACAGGGGCCTTGATACAGAAGCCTTCAAGAGGTCCTTCCTCGAAGGCCTGGTTTACACGGTCGGCAAGGACAGCCGTTCGGCCACTCGCCGTGACTGGTTCACCACGTCGGCGTTCGCGGTGAGGGATCGCCTTGTCGATCGCTGGATGGAGACCACGCGCAACTATTATCAGGCCGATGCCAAGCGGGTCTATTATCTCTCCCTGGAGTTCCTGATCGGCCGCCTGATGACCAACAGCCTCGCCAACCTGGGCGTGATGCAGGCGGTCGGCGAGGCGCTGGACGGCCTGGGCATGCGGCTGGACGACATCGTCGACGTCGAGCCGGACGCGGCCCTGGGCAACGGCGGCCTGGGCCGCCTCGCCGCCTGCTTCCTGGACAGCATGGCGACCCTGGGCCTGCCGGGCTACGGCTACGGCATCCGGTACGAGTTCGGCCTGTTCGAGCAGCGGTTCGAGCATGGCTGGCAGGTCGAGCACCCGGAACACTGGCTGCAGTTCGGCAATCCGTGGGAGTTCCCGCGTCCGGAAGTGCTCTATCCCGTGCAGTTCTACGGCCGGGTCGAGGAAACCCGCGACAGCATGGGCGAGCGGGCCTACAAGTGGGTCGATACCGAGCGCGTCCTGGCGATGGCGTTCGACACCCCCGTGGTCGGCTACGGCGGCAGGACCATCAACACGCTCCGCCTGTGGTCGGCGCGGGCGACCAGCGACTTCCATTTCGGCCACTTCAACGACGGCGATTACATGAAGGCCGTCGAGCAGAAGATCCTGTCCGAGAACCTGAGCCGGGTGCTGTATCCGAACGACGCGACCGATGCCGGACGCGAGCTTCGCTTCAAGCAGGAATATTTCTTCACGTCCGCCTCGCTCCAGGACATCCTGCGCCGCTACACCCAGCACCACAGCGGCTTCGACGACCTGCCCGGCAAGGCGGCGATCCAGATCAACGACACGCACCCGGCCATCGGCATCGCGGAGCTGATGCGCCTGCTGGTCGACAAGCACGCGCTCAACTGGGACCATGCCTGGGACATCACCCAGCGCACCTTCTCCTACACGAACCACACCCTGCTGCCGGAAGCCCTCGAAGCCTGGCCGGTCCGGCTGATCGAGCGGGTCCTGCCCCGGCACATGCAGATCATCTACGAGATCAACGGCCGCTTCCTGCAGAAGGTGCAGGCGCGCAAGTCCGTGGACAGCGGGACGCTGGCCCGGGTGTCGCTGATCGACGAGAACGGCGACCGCCGCGTCCGCATGGGCAACCTGGCCTTCATCGGCAGCCACAAGGTCAACGGCGTCGCCGGCCTCCATACGGAGCTGATGAAGCAGACCGTGTTCGCCGACCTCCACCGGGAGTTTCCCGACCGGATCAACAACAAGACCAACGGCATCACGCCGCGCCGCTGGCTGCACCAGTCCAACCGGCCGCTGTCCGACCTGATCACCAGCCGGATCGGCAGCGGCTGGATCCGGAACCTGGAGGAGCTGGAGGCCCTGAAGCCCCGGGCCGAGGACGAGGTGTTCCGCGAGGAGTTCCGCCGGGCGAAGCGCCAGAACAAGAAGCGCCTCGCCGCGCTGATCGGGCGGGAGCTGAACGTCGAGGTCTCGGTCGACAGCATGTTCGACGTGCAGGTCAAGCGCATCCACGAATACAAGCGCCAGCTCCTGAACGTGCTCCAGACGATCGCGCTGTACAACGACATGCGCGACAGCCAGACGGTCAACTGGGTGCCGGTGACCAAGATCTTCGCCGGCAAGGCGGCTCCGTCCTATCATATGGCGAAGCTGGTGCTGAAGCTGATCAACGACGTCGCCAAGGTGGTCAACCAGGATCCCGCCGTCCGCGGCCTGCTGAAGATCGCCCTGCTGCCGAACTACAACGTCACCCTGGCGGAGGTGATCATGCCGGCGGCCGACCTGTCGGAGCAGATCTCCACCGCCGGAATGGAGGCGTCGGGCACCGGCAACATGAAGCTGGCGCTGAACGGCGCGCTGACCATCGGCACGCTGGACGGCGCCAACGTCGAGATCCGCGAGGCCGTCGGGCCGGAAAACATCTTCATCTTCGGCCTGAACGCCGAGGAGGCCGGCTCGCTCCGCCACGGCAACTACAATCCGCGCGAGGTGATCGCGGCCAACCCGCCGCTGAAGCGGGCCCTGGACATGATCGCCAGCGGCGTCTTCTCGCCCGACGATCCGCACCGGTACCGCCCGCTGATCCAGTCCCTGACCGACGGCGGCGACCCGTTCCTGGTGACGGCCGACTTCCAGGCCTACCGGGAAGCCCACGAGGCCGCCACCGATCTGTACCGCAACCCCGACCAGTGGACCCGCAAGGCGGTCATCAACACCGCGTCCATGGGCTGGTTCTCCAGCGACCGGACCATCGGCGAGTACGCCCGGGACATCTGGAACGCGGTCCCGGTCCTGCCGGAGGAGTAA